A genomic region of Aspergillus oryzae RIB40 DNA, chromosome 1 contains the following coding sequences:
- a CDS encoding transposase (predicted protein), whose amino-acid sequence MPDSYSDIEIRIVQACTIAQGQKKPNISALARQFNVPYQRLRARIHGRANLSSRPISTKTLDDSQEKALIRWIRQLDNLYSPPTAGMIEQSANQILQRNITDGQSRTVDKNWVYRFIKRLPEEFKLIQQKPKDKKRLDAEDIGVLQHWYDCLEAFIKNIPPKNIYNFDETGFQLRQGKTQKVVTTMPLRAARGNPSKEVGELISAIECIAADGFTLPPYFIFKGTYHLERWYDADIPEEYRISLSPKGYTTDKISFDWIQHFHRHTKHRISTKKEVRLLFFDGHESHLTYEFLQFCGLHYIIPYCFPPHTTHLVQPLDGQPFQVYKHFYRKRNNELAQRGAEMDDKSDFLKEIHSIRTMTFKQRTIRDAFEKRGLYPLDSEKVMKSLREALETAPELEIITTPSPPPSSSSPPSTIRGLRRSISKAQSFINNSPELDQSFVRRLDRVFQSSLETTELAAQLKDDLQQHLRYRKPQDRRKSQKRVKYHGPLTVYDAKRRIADRTEVERLQGLRQIRKTGALEYDKPPQPTNTGDLPSTEAGQVDREGPRLPYWIDTQGDVV is encoded by the coding sequence atgcctgattcttattctgatatcgagatacggatcgtacaggcctgtacaatcgcccaaggccaaaaaaagcccaatatctctgcgctagcgcgtcaatttaatgttccttaccaacgactccgggcgcgtattcatggccgagcaaatctttcctcacgtcctatctcaaccaagacacttgatgattcacaagaaaaggcactaattcgttggattcgtcagcttgataatctatatagtccacctacggccggaatgattgagcagagtgccaaccaaatactgcagcggaatataaccgacgggcaatctcgtacagttgacaagaactgggtttatcgctttattaaacgtcttcctgaggagtttaagctcattcagcagaagccgaaagataagaagcgtcttgatgcagaagatataggtgttctccaacactggtacgactgcttagaggcctttatcaagaatatacctcccaaaaatatatacaatttcgatgaaactggctttcaacttagacagggaaagactcaaaaagttgtaactactatgcctctacgagctgcaagaggaaatccctctaaagaagtaggggaactgatctctgcaatagagtgtattgcagcggacggttttactcttcctccatactttatattcaaaggaacatatcatcttgagcggtggtacgatgcagatattccagaggaatatcgaatatctctatctccaaaaggctatactacagataagattagttttgactggattcagcacttccaccgtcatacaaaacaccgtatctctacaaaaaaagaggttcgattactatttttcgatggccacgagtcccatcttacctatgaatttcttcaattctgtggactacactatattataccatattgctttcctcctcatacaacacatcttgtacagcctcttgatggacaaccttttcaagtctataagcacttttatcgcaagagaaacaatgagctcgctcaaagaggtgctgagatggacgataagagtgattttttaaaagagatccattctattcgtacgatgaccttcaaacaacgtacaatccgggatgcctttgaaaagcgaggtctatatcccttagattcagaaaaggtgatgaaatctctacgtgaggctttggaaactgctccagaacttgagataattacaacaccatcaccaccaccatcaagctcatcgccaccatctacaatacgaggtcttcgtcgaagtattagtaaagcgcagagctttattaataatagcccggagcttgatcaaagctttgtacgacgccttgaccgtgtattccaaagctcgcttgaaactactgaattagccgctcagctcaaggatgatctacagcagcatcttcgataccggaagcctcaggatagacggaaatcacagaaaagggttaaataccacgggccactaactgtatatgatgcaaaacgccgaattgcggatcgtactgaggtggaaagactacagggtcttaggcaaattagaaagacgggagctttggaatacgataaaccaccacaaccgacaaatacaggggatctgcctagtacagaagctggccaggtggatagggaaggccctagattaccttattggatagatactcaaggcgatgttgtatag
- a CDS encoding uncharacterized protein (predicted protein) encodes MPSPATPHRPSNLGGNTKSTPTKPKPLDIGQPLGIYDTNSVREKVRKWQQQGGGVITADEVVYYEEDEENSTVDSKSKPTRGPTTRKRSKSTPRKRVISDEHWKLNRTPTQAPASKLPPPKRISQYTTNDPIRSPRAGRNESRKEDKPRSSPSARSVEREKAGADSRSRERRKSRVYREGDSLLGSKIEEETASHNGSTKSTSRPTSAGKPHAAARPELADDASKKGSVNDDDFEWTASEADFSELSRRRARGTTPNQKSRAPPPKIPKGGIFEHMFGESRKIFVKPEAPKPGPHRGSKIEAWLSGTSDPFFDDVDPDVEVPAPLNTKSNRAKLSTKREEGRSHTTDSGAESDSRRKSTSKRRVPSREERVKSMTDEIMTSQEPQLETSSTLSEKRSTGHRNSRSSSSNKGSSSPEKETSSEVQDITLTETQTVSEVSEVSGSNAPVPLHRERPFPSTGDHRLSTIASVESIKTGDDARPQEPAPDVPSEARGSTPVGEKEEQEERDQFDPDSLPVVSSQLKRRLTTHDDLMSVLSAPNSRSRSIRSARSIRTNKSRITNATVPELLKELSADEVKYMRELKTLVGGVIPVLLTCVLSKSDSAIAAGLFRPSMDPKDELNFSKPIVDMGVAVERLKTLHKRIPQDNADSLLTWAQGAQKVYRDYLKSWRLGFKDVIVNLAPLDESEAANNADTKSLDEGMARDENGDVIDSDGEKVDVAYLLKRPLVRLKYLAKTFKGINMLQPSEKAEDVSVAYQGLVNEARRRAREERARLEDESAASIDPTRARDPATLGPLAGVTVNRARRVRARDFFNLSLYHSTGQVIDCRAELLLRDNTPDNGAGGDLLICEIDHADRWLLFPPMDLAFVSARNGDMKGEIVVMLRSPPGQPNAWQEILVLRIDEEDVGFEWVQMLGLNPVPPVICRSQSFVERAKQRQRAQVASSCTETKELPTSSITVDIPIGERAVSGTLRRCSPRENSSGPSTVGSSLATDSRTSLQTAITRESDYAAGESDSPTKPSPRTQQSILHSRDPRKTATGDERSPTSLKRSKAKRVVRHDEDNPPVPSLPKDHNAGGPKAEPTTHRPDHDEKKVHKEQHPPKTPTKDEPEAISPRVSSVPSMDLPIIPKLRKGSSQTYISESLESTSDDEYVLDSYSIPQTPTRKKGHSRSNSDTSEPTNGEEPPPPPPHSRSPSSTGSSLSNAPILSPSGPLSRRRGSSPLKHEYEPSTASDETYSDSETSTVRRYDLYSESDYSGSDSSDDDSEDELPPLQEHHVSKLTVPASVITSATSSLSPSNSVSQGGYRSVPSQPNKSSTAVASVFAWSDKGSWESLLPDECNIHVSPGLVEAYDVKSASASDDDHTPSKRERPLIALELTPLVPIRRGTAIDISIRSPPAERSKVSWSNNIMFRSRNADECEILYGLINQARTTNPTYIALQNARGPFAQQPTPLERPPKSGGLFGWPRRRKSYRASSSPRSLADNSESSVGTMSSAFSALKRFGAGGKMFSIARSSVTSRSDQKEDSLYSSSAGSGTNHTSTSGIGRIAAAIKNVDGIGLSNAKIRLYMRETQSKWRDMGAARLTIMPATAEPRRSETAVGGSNDTNTGAESVEGSPPASGATSPRRTIDSEKRILIRGKTRGEVLLDVCLPESSFERVARTGIAVSVWEETEGGAMPKKGGVTGGSSKIYMIQMKSEAEAAYTFGLVGKLRY; translated from the coding sequence ATGCCGTCTCCCGCAACGCCGCATCGCCCCTCCAATCTTGGGGGAAATACTAAATCCACCCCAACAAAGCCAAAACCGCTGGATATCGGTCAGCCGCTGGGGATATATGACACAAATTCGGTGCGGGAGAAGGTCCGCAAGTGGCAGCAGCAAGGAGGAGGTGTAATCACAGCGGATGAAGTTGTTTATtacgaggaagatgaggagaattcgacTGTCGATTCGAAATCCAAGCCTACGAGGGGGCCCACAACAAGAAAGCGAAGTAAAAGCACCCCCCGGAAACGAGTTATCAGCGACGAACACTGGAAGTTGAATCGCACCCCCACACAAGCTCCTGCATCCAAGTTACCGCCGCCAAAACGTATTTCACAGTACACGACCAATGACCCGATCCGGAGTCCTCGGGCGGGGAGAAATGAGTCAAGGAAGGAGGATAAGCCACGGTCTTCCCCATCCGCCCGGAGcgtggagagagaaaaagctgGTGCAGACTCGAGGAGCAGAGAACGGAGGAAGTCTAGGGTATATCGGGAGGGCGATTCCCTACTAGGAAGcaaaatcgaagaagaaactgCATCGCATAATGGGTCGACTAAGTCTACCTCACGGCCCACTAGTGCGGGCAAACCACATGCAGCTGCTAGACCGGAATTGGCAGACGATGCTTCGAAGAAAGGCAGCGTCAATGACGACGACTTTGAGTGGACGGCAAGTGAAGCTGATTTCTCAGAGTTATCAAGACGCCGCGCCCGAGGCACAACTCCAAATCAGAAAAGTCGCGCACCCCCTCCAAAGATACCAAAGGGTGGTATCTTTGAGCACATGTTCGGGGAATCAAGAAAGATATTTGTAAAACCAGAAGCCCCCAAACCTGGACCTCACAGGGGTTCAAAAATTGAGGCATGGCTTTCTGGAACATCAGATCCTTTTTttgacgatgttgatccGGACGTGGAAGTCCCCGCACCTCTGAATACCAAGAGCAATAGGGCTAAGCTGTCGACAAAACGAGAGGAAGGTCGCTCTCATACCACTGACTCGGGAGCGGAGAGTGATTCTCGACGGAAGAGCACAAGTAAGCGACGAGTGCCAAGTAGGGAGGAGCGAGTAAAGTCGATGACGGATGAGATAATGACTTCACAAGAACCACAATTGGAGACAAGCTCGACCTTGAGTGAGAAGCGATCTACTGGACACAGAAACAGCCGGTCTTCTTCCAGTAATAAGGGAAGTAGCTCCCCCGAAAAAGAGACGTCTAGCGAGGTGCAAGACATCACTTTGACTGAAACACAGACAGTCTCTGAGGTCTCTGAGGTGTCTGGTAGCAATGCGCCGGTCCCGCTCCACCGAGAACGACCATTTCCCAGCACAGGAGACCACCGACTGTCCACTATCGCGTCCGTTGAGTCAATCAAGACAGGTGATGATGCCCGACCCCAAGAACCTGCTCCTGATGTCCCGTCAGAGGCGCGTGGCTCAACTCCagtgggagaaaaggaagaacaggaagaaaggGACCAGTTTGATCCCGATTCTCTTCCGGTAGTGTCGAGCCAATTGAAAAGACGGCTTACCACACATGATGACCTCATGTCTGTTCTCTCTGCGCCAaacagcaggagcaggagtaTCAGGTCTGCCCGTAGCATCCGCACCAACAAAAGTCGCATCACCAATGCCACCGTGCctgagcttctcaaggaACTATCAGCCGATGAAGTCAAATATATGCGTGAGCTGAAAACATTAGTTGGTGGGGTCATTCCTGTCTTGCTTACCTGCGTCCTTTCAAAATCCGATTCTGCAATTGCTGCTGGTCTCTTTCGGCCATCAATGGACCCGAAAGACGAATTAAATTTTAGTAAGCCAATAGTGGACATGGGTGTTGCGGTCGAGCGCTTGAAGACGCTGCATAAGCGAATTCCCCAGGACAATGCAGATTCCCTGCTTACATGGGCACAGGGAGCACAGAAAGTGTACCGTGACTACCTCAAGTCCTGGAGGTTGGGGTTCAAGGATGTTATTGTAAACCTAGCCCCCCTTGACGAAAGTGAGGCGGCGAACAATGCCGATACCAAGAGCTTGGACGAAGGTATGGCAAGGGACGAAAATGGGGATGTCATTGATAGTGATGGCGAAAAGGTTGATGTCGCATATTTGTTGAAACGGCCTTTGGTGCGTCTCAAATATCTTGCAAAGACTTTCAAAGGGATCAATATGCTTCAGCCGTctgagaaggccgaggacGTATCAGTGGCGTACCAGGGCCTGGTAAACGAAGCTCGCCGTCGTGCGCGTGAAGAGCGGGCGAGACTTGAAGACGAATCTGCTGCAAGCATCGACCCGACTCGAGCTCGCGATCCTGCGACTCTAGGACCGCTTGCCGGTGTGACTGTGAATAGAGCTCGGAGGGTCCGAGCTCGAGATTTCTTCAACCTTTCTCTGTATCATTCGACCGGGCAGGTTATAGACTGCCGCGCAGAGCTCCTCCTGAGAGACAATACACCCGATAACGGTGCTGGAGGGGATCTCCTTATTTGCGAGATCGATCATGCGGATCGTtggcttcttttccctccaatGGACCTTGCGTTTGTCTCTGCTCGCAATGGCGACATGAAAGGAGAAATCGTAGTCATGTTGCGCAGTCCTCCGGGGCAACCAAATGCTTGGCAAGAAATTCTTGTTCTCCGgatcgacgaggaagatgttgggtTTGAGTGGGTTCAAATGCTTGGTCTGAACCCGGTGCCACCAGTAATTTGCCGAAGCCAGAGCTTCGTTGAACGAGCGAAGCAGCGGCAGCGAGCACAAGTAGCTTCCTCCTGCACTGAAACCAAGGAGCTTCCAACGAGCTCTATCACTGTCGATATTCCTATCGGCGAGAGGGCCGTCTCTGGTACACTGCGGCGCTGCTCGCCCAGGGAGAATTCATCTGGTCCGAGCACTGTCGGGTCTTCTTTAGCGACCGACTCACGCACTTCCTTACAAACTGCAATTACCCGCGAATCAGACTATGCTGCCGGGGAATCAGATTCGCCAACCAAGCCATCGCCACGAACACAGCAGTCAATACTACATTCTAGAGACCCACGAAAAACTGCAACTGGCGACGAGAGATCCCCCACTAGCCTCAAACGatcaaaagcaaagagggTTGTACGGCATGACGAGGATAACCCCCCGGTTCCTAGTCTGCCCAAAGATCACAATGCCGGTGGCCCTAAGGCGGAGCCTACAACTCATCGTCCAGATCatgacgaaaagaaagtccATaaagaacaacatcccccGAAGACTCCTACAAAGGATGAACCCGAAGCGATTTCCCCTCGAGTATCATCTGTCCCTTCTATGGACTTACCTATTATTCCAAAGCTCAGAAAAGGCAGCAGTCAGACGTACATCTCTGAGTCTTTGGAATCTACGTCAGACGACGAGTACGTGCTAGATTCATACAGTATACCCCAGACTCCTACACGGAAGAAAGGTCACTCTCGTTCCAACTCCGACACTTCCGAGCCAACAAATGGTGAAGaaccccctccacccccgcCACACTCTCGTTCCCCAAGTTCGACAGGATCGAGTCTTTCAAATGCCCCAATCCTTAGTCCAAGCGGACCCCTGTCTAGACGTCGTGGTTCTTCTCCATTGAAGCATGAATACGAGCCTTCCACGGCATCCGACGAAACTTACTCAGACTCCGAAACGTCAACTGTGCGACGCTACGACTTGTACTCCGAATCGGATTACTCGGGATCGGACAGTTCAGATGATGATTCGGAGGACGAACTACCGCCTCTCCAAGAGCACCACGTTTCAAAACTGACTGTGCCGGCCTCCGTGATTACGTCCGCAACTAGTTCTCTGTCTCCTTCAAATTCTGTCTCTCAAGGTGGATATAGGTCCGTCCCTTCACAGCCCAACAAGTCGTCCACCGCCGTTGCTTCCGTCTTTGCATGGTCCGATAAAGGTTCCTGGGAGAGCCTCCTGCCTGATGAATGTAATATTCATGTTAGTCCTGGACTAGTCGAAGCATATGACGTGAAATCGGCCTCTGCCTCGGACGACGATCACACACCGTCCAAACGGGAACGACCACTGATTGCTCTCGAACTAACACCCCTTGTACCCATCCGACGTGGTACAGCGATTGACATCAGTATCCGCTCTCCTCCTGCTGAACGGTCGAAAGTATCATGGAGCAACAATATTATGTTCCGTTCCCGGAATGCAGATGAATGCGAGATCTTGTACGGCCTCATAAACCAGGCGCGCACCACCAACCCTACCTACATAGCTTTGCAAAACGCCCGAGGCCCTTTCGCGCAACAGCCCACTCCTCTAGAGCGCCCTCCTAAGAGTGGGGGGTTATTCGGTTGGCCACGTCGCAGGAAGAGCTACCGTGCGTCAAGCTCCCCTCGCTCACTTGCCGACAATTCCGAGAGTAGCGTTGGGACTATGAGTAGTGCATTCTCAGCTTTGAAACGATTTGGTGCAGGGGGTAAGATGTTTAGCATTGCTCGATCCTCGGTTACTTCTCGGAGTGATCAAAAAGAAGATAGCTTATACTCAAGCTCTGCTGGTTCGGGAACAAACCACACATCCACTTCGGGAATTGGCCGAATAGCAGCCGCTATTAAGAATGTCGACGGTATTGGCCTTTCGAACGCAAAAATTAGGCTTTACATGCGCGAGACTCAGTCCAAATGGCGTGATATGGGTGCTGCTAGGCTAACGATTATGCCGGCGACCGCGGAGCCTCGACGGTCAGAAACAGCTGTCGGTGGATCCAACGATACCAATACTGGAGCAGAAAGTGTTGAAGGAAGtccaccagcttctggaGCTACCTCTCCCCGGCGCACTATAGATTCTGAAAAGCGTATTCTCATCCGCGGCAAGACACGTGGTgaggttcttcttgatgtttGCCTTCCTGAAAGTTCCTTCGAACGAGTCGCAAGGACAGGCATTGCCGTGTCAGTTTGGGAAGAGACTGAAGGTGGCGCCATGCCGAAGAAAGGCGGTGTTACCGGTGGCTCGTCTAAGATATACATGATCCAAATGAAGAGCGAAGCCGAGGCAGCATATACATTTGGCCTCGTTGGAAAACTCAGATACTAG
- a CDS encoding DEAD/DEAH box helicase (DNA repair protein, SNF2 family), which translates to MVFKPFKPPLIRKNTQASNTKPDLPIDTLDNHGPPAKRPRLHQECTVDSAGPSMRTERKPLVQVSNTCESGDDNVKDESAGERYFNVLWRKPTTKKNKTWDGDGILSVRNGYAHLRDVSGKDMGRAIQASYLEPGTMLSIGGKEVEIDSEMSKNEYLSGKQFLEAKPSPTPPVAPPKKGFVSVSGNKPSTSAAKENPGEKGQMQIIPNPASRKQSSISSAYKRPLLENTIIPQKSEEEPVPRHDPKQPGALVMKRPASAPKGKRIVDVVVDPILAKHLRPHQREGVKFLYECVMGMRSFNGQGAILADDMGLGKTLQTITLLWTLLKQNPIYENPPEVKKALIVCPVTLINNWRKEFRKWLGNERIGVFVFDDKRKRLTDFTRGRAYNIMIVGYEKLRTVQEGLAQGAGVDIIIADEGHRLKTLQNKSGQAIQSLNATKRVILSGTPIQNDLKEFFAAVDLVNPGVLGNFKAFVREFEVPIVKSRQPEATRKDIEKGEARNEELRELTSQFMLRRTADILANYLPPKSEYILFCDPTPTQANIYQNVLASPVFQCAVGNSENALQLITILKKLCNSPSLLSPRNVDEKPSETIAALLSSLPPNLLRHFSPSSSAKIRVLDQLLHILHTSTSEKVVLVSNYTSTLNLLATLLTSLSLPFLRLDGSTPAQKRQSLVEDFNRFPTNRCFAFLLSAKAGGTGLNLIGASRLILFDVDWNPATDIQAMARIHRDGQKRHCRIYRILLKGSLEEKIWQRQVTKLGLADSVMEHKDNAAQFSRDELKDLFRLDQDSKCQTHELLGCDCGGRGQNVSTSDSHAGSPADGQGNVLDSDDSEEVEEDFPDVLTLIKASKLDMKKQERMIEATRGARRGGRTTKSTDGTKSDKQKDKMQQSLSQYSHIDPCHLTTTTDDTQDIQQVIDDDVLLSMLKEEDNRISFVFKKSSVALAKDTDSSMPVVLSD; encoded by the exons ATGGTCTTTAAACCGTTCAAACCTCCTTTGATAAGGAAAAACACGCAGGCTTCGAATACAAAACCAGACCTCCCCATCGATACTCTTGACAACCATGGCCCGCCAGCTAAGAGGCCGCGTCTGCACCAAGAATGTACCGTGGATAGTGCAGGTCCATCGATGAGAACTGAGAGGAAGCCTTTGGTCCAAGTGAGCAATACATGTGAATCAGGAGACGACAATGTCAAGGACGAGTCTGCAGGAGAGCGGTATTTTAATGTTTTATG GCGGAAACCTACCACTAAGAAGAATAAGACctgggatggtgatggtATACTCTCAGTGCGGAATGGCTATGCTCATTTGCGAGACGTCTCGGGCAAGGACATGGGCCGGGCTATACAAGCCTCTTATCTTGAACCTGGAACTATGCTCTCGATCGGAGGCAAGGAAGTTGAGATCGACTCCGAAATGTCGAAGAACGAGTATCTGTCCGGGAAGCAGTTTCTTGAAGCAAAGCCTAGCCCAACTCCGCCGGTAGCGCCACCGAAGAAAGGTTTTGTGTCTGTGTCGGGAAACAAGCCTAGCACGTCGGCTGCCAAGGAGAACCCAGGGGAGAAAGGTCAAATGCAGATTATTCCGAATCCTGCATCGAGGAAACAGAGCTCTATATCTAGCGCATACAAAAGACCCCTGTTAGAAAATACTATTATCCCACAGAAATCTGAGGAGGAGCCCGTTCCTCGTCATGACCCCAAGCAGCCCGGTGCACTGGTGATGAAACGGCCAGCATCCGCTCCtaaggggaaaagaattgTCGACGTTGTGGTTGATCCTATTCTTGCCAAACACTTGCGGCCGCATCAGCGTGAGGGAGTTAAGTTCCTTTATGAATGTGTCATGGGGATGCGATCGTTCAATGGCCAAGGTGCTATTTTAGCGGACGATATGGGCCTGGGTAAAACCTTGCAGACAATCACGCTATTATGGACCTTGCTTAAACAGAATCCGATCTATGAGAATCCCCCTGAAGTTAAGAAAGCACTTATCGTGTGCCCTGTGACTTTGATCAATAACTGGAGGAAGGAATTCCGGAAATGGCTTGGGAATGAACGAATTGGCGTATTTGTCTTTGATGACAAGCGAAAACGACTGACTGATTTTACCAGGGGTAGAGCATACAATATCATGATTGTTGGTTATGAAAAATTAAGAACCGTGCAAGAAGGACTTGCACAAGGAGCTGGGGTCGACATCATAATTGCGGATGAGGGCCACAGACTCAAAACACTTCAAAATAAGAGTGGACAGGCGATACAGTCGCTGAATGCCACTAAAAGAGTGATTCTCTCGGGTACTCCGATCCAGAATGACCTGAAGGAATTCTTCGCGGCGGTGGATCTCGTGAACCCGGGAGTTCTGGGAAATTTCAAGGCATTTGTACGCGAATTCGAGGTTCCTATTGTGAAGAGCAGACAGCCAGAggcaacaaggaaagatatcGAGAAGGGAGAAGCCAGAAATGAAGAGCTCCGTGAACTTACCTCTCAGTTCATGCTACGGAGAACCGCGGACATTCTTGCAAACTACCTTCCACCAAAGTCAGAATACATACTCTTTTGCGACCCAACGCCCACCCAAGCGAACATTTACCAAAACGTGCTCGCGTCACCTGTATTTCAATGTGCCGTTGGCAACTCAGAGAATGCTCTACAGCTCATCACTattctgaagaagctctgCAACAGCCCTTCACTGCTTTCCCCAAGAAATGTAGACGAAAAACCCAGCGAAACAATCGCAGCTCTACTATCCTCTCTACCTCCGAACCTCCTACGACacttttctccatcctccagcgCTAAAATCCGAGTCCTAGACCAACTACTACACATCCTGCATACCTCAACTTCAGAGAAAGTCGTTCTCGTTTCAAACTACACATCCACGCTCAATCTGTTAGCTACGCTCCTAACCTCATTATCACTTCCATTTCTACGACTAGATGGCTCGACTCCAGCGCAAAAAAGACAATCCCTAGTCGAAGACTTCAACCGCTTCCCAACAAACCGCTGCTTCGCATTCCTCCTATCTGCTAAGGCAGGAGGCACGGGGCTGAATCTAATAGGCGCCAGCCGCCTCATCTTATTCGACGTGGACTGGAACCCAGCCACCGACATCCAAGCCATGGCCAGAATCCACCGCGACGGGCAAAAACGACACTGTCGAATATACCGCATCCTACTGAAGGGcagcttggaagagaagatctggCAACGCCAAGTGACCAAGCTCGGACTCGCAGATAGCGTCATGGAACACAAGGATAACGCTGCCCAGTTCTCTCGAGATGAACTAAAAGACCTCTTCCGTCTCGACCAGGATAGCAAATGTCAAACGCACGAGCTTCTAGGCTGTGATTGTGGGGGCAGGGGACAAAATGTGTCAACCTCGGACTCTCACGCTGGCTCCCCGGCAGACGGACAAGGCAATGTATTGGATTCAGATGATTcagaggaagtggaagaggaCTTCCCGGACGTTCTGACCCTCATTAAAGCTTCCAAGCTGGACATGAAGAAGCAAGAGCGCATGATTGAGGCGACTCGCGGGGCACGCCGTGGGGGTAGAACGACCAAAAGCACTGATGGCACCAAATCTGACAAGCAAAAGGATAAGATGCAGCAGTCGCTGTCTCAATACTCCCATATCGATCCCTGTCACCTAACAACCACAACTGATGATACGCAAGATATCCAACAAGTTATTGATGACGACGTGCTTCTCTCTATGttaaaagaagaggataatAGGATAAGTTTCGTTTTCAAGAAATCTAGCGTGGCGTTGGCAAAGGACACGGATTCGTCGATGCCGGTTGTTTTATCGGACTAA